A stretch of DNA from Hoeflea ulvae:
TGCCGTCACCACCGAACTCAACCCGCCCGACAGCGCCGATCCGGAAGACGTCTACAACCGCGCCGCCATTTTCGATGGCTGGGTCGACGGCATCAATGCGGTCGACGCCTCGGGCGCCAATTGCCACATGTCCTCTGTCGGCATCTGCGCCCTGCTCACCCGCATCGGCTATGCGCCGATCATGCAGATCGCCTGCCGCGACCGCAACCGCATCGCCATCCAGGGCGACGTGCTCGGCGGCGCCGCCATGGGCGTCGGCAATATCCTGTGCCTGACCGGCGACGGGGTTCAGGCCGGTGACCAGCCCGGCGCCAAGCCCGTCTTCGATCTCGACTGCATGTCGCTGCTCGAGACCATCCGCATCATGCGCGACAATGGAAAATTTCTCTCCGGACGCAAGCTGACGACACCGCCGCAGGTGTTCCTCGGCGCCGCCATCAATCCATTTGCACCGCCCTATGATTTCCGCCCGCACCGTCTGGCCAAGAAGATCGCCGCCGGCGCCCAGTTCGTCCAGAGCCAGTATTGCTACGACGTGCCGATGTTCCAGCGATACATGCAGCAGGTGCGCGACATGGGGCTTCACGAGGAGTGCTTCATTCTCTGCGGCGTCGGGCCTCTGGCCTCCGCCCGCACCGCCAAATGGATGCGCGCCAATGTGCCCGGCGTTCACATTCCCGATCACATCATTGCCCGTCTGGAAGGTGCTGCCGACCAGAAAGCCGAAGGCAAGCAGATCTGCATCGACATCATCAATGA
This window harbors:
- a CDS encoding methylenetetrahydrofolate reductase — protein: MSTSDVNPAGIDLPLDPLPGHSSRGRLERVLRRGEFAVTTELNPPDSADPEDVYNRAAIFDGWVDGINAVDASGANCHMSSVGICALLTRIGYAPIMQIACRDRNRIAIQGDVLGGAAMGVGNILCLTGDGVQAGDQPGAKPVFDLDCMSLLETIRIMRDNGKFLSGRKLTTPPQVFLGAAINPFAPPYDFRPHRLAKKIAAGAQFVQSQYCYDVPMFQRYMQQVRDMGLHEECFILCGVGPLASARTAKWMRANVPGVHIPDHIIARLEGAADQKAEGKQICIDIINEVKEIDGVSGIHVMAYRQEEFVAEIVHDSGVLKGRKPWRKEPNPANELADLHQEEARDTSRMTPHVMAGVAADSGD